In Flammeovirgaceae bacterium 311, one DNA window encodes the following:
- a CDS encoding hypothetical protein (COG2217 Cation transport ATPase), translated as MKKIEFKTNIMCGNCIEKVTPYLQKADSVEQWKVDTSTKEKVLTVEGDKVNEKQVVQAVQDAGYKIERK; from the coding sequence ATGAAAAAAATAGAATTCAAGACAAATATCATGTGCGGTAACTGCATTGAAAAAGTTACCCCTTACCTGCAAAAAGCAGATTCTGTTGAGCAGTGGAAAGTCGATACCTCTACTAAAGAAAAAGTTCTCACTGTAGAAGGTGATAAAGTAAATGAAAAGCAGGTAGTACAGGCAGTGCAGGATGCCGGCTACAAAATTGAAAGAAAATAG
- a CDS encoding TIM-barrel fold metal-dependent hydrolase (COG1574 Predicted metal-dependent hydrolase with the TIM-barrel fold), producing the protein MKKLFTLLLLLPGAIFTACTSLPESAQSQRVDYILTNGTIYTVDSSFAVHEALAVSSGIVVATGTAQEISRRFITDSLVDLKGQAVYPGFIDAHCHFYRYGLGLQWADLTGTSTWEEVLQSLQDHRQKYPHADWLLGRGWDQNDWPVKEFPTRAELDKLFPNVPVLITRVDGHAALANSKALVLSGVTAASKVAGGRVVLQGGNPTGLLIDNAVDLVSNKIPAPDRQEQTDALLGAQSNVFRVGLTTVADAGLDLSTINLIDSMQEAGAMYIRVYAMLNPTEENMLRFFESGSLKKDRLHVSSFKIYSDGALGSRGALLLNPYADDPHNYGLLLSQPFYFEDMAKKIHANGFQMNTHCIGDSANRLVLDTYANVLGEGNDRRWRIEHAQVVTTEDQQKYGRYAIIPSVQPTHATSDMYWAGDRLGEERVRTAYAYQDLLKQAGLLALGSDFPIEDINPLFGFYAAVARQDENNWPEGGYQTENKLSREQALKGMTIWAAYANFEEQEKGSLEPGKVADFVVLEKDIMQIPVRETRDTKVLHTVVGGKKVY; encoded by the coding sequence ATGAAAAAACTGTTTACGCTTTTACTGCTCCTGCCCGGAGCAATTTTTACAGCCTGCACCTCTCTGCCCGAATCAGCACAATCTCAGCGTGTAGATTACATCCTCACCAATGGCACCATTTATACGGTAGACAGCAGCTTTGCAGTTCATGAAGCCTTGGCTGTTAGCAGCGGCATTGTTGTTGCCACCGGTACTGCACAGGAAATCAGCAGGCGGTTTATCACCGATAGCCTCGTTGACCTGAAGGGACAGGCCGTTTATCCGGGATTTATTGATGCACACTGCCACTTTTATCGCTATGGGCTAGGCCTGCAATGGGCTGATCTGACAGGCACCAGCACCTGGGAAGAAGTATTGCAAAGCTTGCAGGACCACCGACAGAAATACCCGCATGCCGACTGGCTGCTTGGCAGGGGCTGGGATCAGAATGACTGGCCGGTAAAGGAGTTTCCTACCCGTGCAGAGCTGGACAAGCTGTTCCCGAATGTACCGGTACTGATTACCCGTGTAGATGGACATGCCGCACTGGCAAATAGTAAGGCACTGGTGCTCTCTGGCGTAACTGCTGCCTCTAAGGTAGCAGGAGGCAGGGTTGTACTGCAGGGAGGCAATCCAACAGGTTTGCTGATAGATAATGCCGTAGACCTGGTGAGCAACAAAATACCGGCACCCGACAGGCAGGAGCAGACAGATGCTTTGCTGGGAGCACAAAGTAATGTATTCAGGGTTGGCTTAACTACGGTGGCTGATGCCGGCCTAGACCTTTCTACCATTAACCTGATTGATTCCATGCAGGAAGCCGGTGCAATGTACATCAGGGTGTATGCCATGCTGAACCCTACAGAGGAGAACATGCTGCGCTTTTTTGAATCAGGTTCGCTGAAAAAGGACCGCCTGCACGTAAGCTCCTTTAAAATTTACAGCGATGGTGCCCTGGGCAGCAGGGGTGCGCTGCTCCTCAACCCCTATGCAGATGATCCACATAACTATGGACTATTGCTAAGCCAGCCTTTTTATTTTGAAGATATGGCCAAGAAGATCCATGCCAATGGTTTTCAGATGAACACCCACTGCATAGGCGATTCAGCCAACAGACTGGTGCTTGACACCTATGCCAATGTGCTGGGCGAAGGAAACGACCGCCGCTGGCGCATAGAGCATGCCCAGGTGGTGACTACAGAAGATCAGCAGAAATATGGCAGATATGCCATTATCCCCTCTGTTCAGCCAACGCATGCCACCTCAGATATGTATTGGGCAGGCGACCGCCTGGGTGAAGAGCGTGTACGTACTGCTTATGCTTACCAGGATCTGCTGAAACAGGCTGGGCTCCTGGCCCTGGGAAGTGATTTTCCGATTGAAGACATCAATCCCCTTTTTGGGTTTTATGCTGCAGTAGCACGCCAGGACGAAAATAACTGGCCGGAAGGAGGTTACCAGACGGAAAACAAACTGAGCAGGGAGCAAGCCCTGAAGGGAATGACCATCTGGGCTGCCTATGCCAATTTTGAGGAGCAGGAAAAAGGCAGCCTGGAACCAGGCAAAGTGGCAGATTTTGTGGTACTGGAAAAAGACATAATGCAGATACCTGTGCGGGAAACACGCGACACAAAAGTATTGCATACAGTAGTTGGAGGCAAAAAAGTTTATTAA
- a CDS encoding hypothetical protein (COG2105 Uncharacterized conserved protein) codes for MLKNARVVKEGIWLNGFSLYSAGWYPLAVRDAAAKIIGDVVMVPDAIWPQLDAYEGEDYKRVYLEQEGVWIYLFRHDPTAFPKIAAGDWLTWWAQQ; via the coding sequence ATGCTGAAAAATGCCAGGGTGGTAAAAGAAGGGATATGGCTGAACGGATTCTCCCTTTACAGTGCCGGCTGGTATCCATTGGCGGTGCGGGATGCTGCCGCTAAAATCATTGGCGATGTTGTTATGGTTCCTGATGCAATATGGCCGCAGTTAGATGCTTATGAGGGGGAAGATTATAAGCGGGTGTACCTGGAGCAGGAGGGAGTCTGGATCTATTTATTCAGGCATGATCCTACAGCCTTTCCTAAAATTGCTGCAGGAGACTGGTTAACATGGTGGGCTCAGCAATAG